The sequence TTTAAATTTAATCAGTAGATTAAATGAAAATTTATCATGCTAATTTTTTAACTGCTATTGTAGAAGAAATACAttaattcaaattaatttaagaatacaTTTAGGCCTAGTCAGGGTTTTTAAACCGATGGTTTTGGTCCTAATAGAAGGTAGAATAGGATTGTTGTtgtgaatttaaaaaaaaacaaacaaaaaattcTTATAAAAGAGTTCGTGCCAATTTATGAGATTGATCTCCAGCCCTATTCGACCCTGTTCATGAAAAAATATCACTTTGTgtcaaaagtaatatttttttttaattaaatataggtCGGATCAACTTGTCTCACAGAAATCGTCACAGGATCGGAGTCCTACTAAAAAAATCATGTGAGTTTGTGTTTCGATTGAGATATTTAGATTTTCGGAGGATGCATGCTAAATACATGAATTTCAATTGATTAGATTCGTGAGTGGATttgaaattttagaaaaattatacTTGGACAATAGAAAGAATTTAAAATCCTTGATTTTTGGTCTTTTAGATATCGTCATATGGTATAAGATGTGTTATTGATGAAATTGTGATAAAAATTATagtaatattaattttaattttgaaaataaaaaatatattaatttgggAAAAATATgaatcttactatattattaaagaagTATCTATTCGCATCTTTGTGACTATTTGTTTAGAAAAACactgtttttttaatttttattttattttttggtttagTAAAAAAACGAACGGTATGAGCACGCAATACATACAGCGAAAAAATAGTTATTAGAATACTTCAAAGCCGCTAGTAGAATTTaagttcaaaatgaaaataaaaaaaggtaTAGTAATTTTCTTATTTCATAATCACAATATGCAAATCACTTATTCGATTGACcagtatatatataaagtaaaagtaatattttaatataaaaaataatattttttcataaatcaaaTGAAATATTTCTCTCAAAAAATTATCCCATGAGGCGACTTTAGAAAATTTGTTTGGGTTAATAAATCATCGCCTCTATTTTTATCcagttaaattaaattttttattattttatcattAACTGTTAATCTATAAtcgaaatatgatatcatcGTAGACATCAAGCCAACTGCCAACCTATAAATCTAAAGGAAATTGGTCCTGATCTGTAAACACTAGTGGGTCGACAAACAATCCAATTTCAATCTATTTTCCATTTTCTTTTTCTAGTATTGTTTTTACTTTAaagacaatttttttttgatcaACCTTAAAGACAAATTTAATTAACTATTTCTTGATGTTATATTTTACTTTTGTTTGCTGGAAAATGGGTTTAAGCCCAATTATTAAAATtcggaaaaaaaagaaaaaaaaaagagagaaagtCGTAATGGTTCTCACTTTCCATCCGATAAAATTGAAAATTGACTTAGAAATTGAAATATTCATTACATATTTTTAGAACAGTAATAACTTGCCCAAAACCGATTTTAGAAATTAATTTTCAAGAAATGAACTGAATATTTCCTACAGACAATTTTGTGTAATGGGTTAATAATTACTTTGAGTCAAATAATTCTGATCAAGTCCTTCGAAGGTAGGTTAAGTGCAATGCACAGATCGAATCCGACCCCCTGCCTGCAGCCGAGGAGCAGTTTCACACTtcctatatacatatatatagtctTATAAAGATTTGACTTCGAAGGGGCTCCATCCTAAATGCTGAATGAGTAAGACACTCATTGACTAAAGCGATGTTAAATCGAGAAATGCGATATATAGTCGATCGTGAAGAGTAATGAGGCGCCTTAATTTCTTTACGCACACAATCTCGGCTCGATGAGTTGGCATGGTCTAATCAGCGCGATATGGCGAATATTGTGTGACATGTAGCTAGGATGATTAGGTGCCACTATGTCGTGTGGGAATAAGGGAGATTGAGAGTCGTTGGATCGCAATCAGATTGATCTGGATTGAAAGGATGAATAAGGTTTCTCAGTTAATCTTAAAATTCATGAGATTCTAAAATCatttaagaattcaaaaatttgacGAAAAGAGATATATTAAACATTTTTGGTttgtcaaattttgaagttCGCAATTTAATGAGTTTTCACCGCACCAAACTTTGTACTCATCTTCTGTTGGAAATGGAACTTATCATCACCTGGTAATATAATTTACATGAGTGCGGGAAATGTAAATATTGagataattatatttttggtcttgtaatttgcatattttttatttttggtatttttggttttgtaatttgcatattttttatttttggtcatgttaaaagtaaatttgtaattttaatactgtaacttgcattttttttttcatttttgatcctattagcattgaattcgtatttttagtcctgtaacttaCATGAGTTTTTCATTTTAAGTCTTGTTAAcactgaatttatatttttactccTGTAAATTgcattctcttttatttttagtcatgttaacactgatttttcatttttttttgtccGATaactttcatatatttttatttttaatcatattatcgataaatttacattttaattccataaattgcataatttttttatatttttaatcataatatattatgatttacatatttttaaacttttaaaatgaaatgaattaaataaaaaacaatcaactaaattattcaaaatatttttacactAAATACCatcttataaaatacataatataaataaaactataaataatactattaaaataaaaattcacctttaatatgactaaaaatagaaatataaaTATAAGGAAGTTGCAggacaaaaaatgaaaattcagtgttaacaaaactaaaaataaaaaaaatacaagttacaagactaaaaatataaattcagtgTTAACATGATTTAAAATGAAAAATTCATGTAAGTAATAGGACTAAAAATgcgaattcaatgttaataggtccaaaaataaaaaaaaatgcaagttacaggaataaaattgcaaatttacttTTTCACATGATCAAAAATGGAAAATGTGCAAATTAGAGGACCAAAAATATACTTCTCTCCAATATTTATACTAACTAGTAAGGTAAACAGCACAGAGCAAGCCTTATATGACATATTTGtccgaaaaaaaatattagtagGAGAATCGGACTGCTGATCATTTGTTGATCACTTAGCCATTGTTCAACCGAAAGATAAACATTTATATTCCCTATACTGATCTAACATTTTTTAGATCGAATTTGAGGCGTAATCGTTAAGAAATGGATTTGGACCTAACTCAAtcccaaaagctagctcaaagaGGGAGTGTTGCCCAAGCCTATATATTGAACTTATATCATATTTACTCAACCGATGCGGTACACAAATTAACATATATCAACACCTCCCACACGCCTAGGAATGACATGATTGGAGATTGGAGATATTAACGGGTGTCACAATTATGGGTAGTCTAACACATAATTGGGAAACTGAGATCTGATATTATGTTAAGAAATGAACTTGGACTTAACTCAACCTCAAAAACTAGCTCAAGGAAGATGATAGTCCAAGTAACCAGCATATGTATTGAACTTCCAGAATATTTAGTAATCATAACAAACCTTATGGAATTGATAAAATGTTCCCATGTGTAGTCATCAGAAGTATAAATATCAAATAACTAAATCACGCGTCGGATCGAAACTATCTTAAAGTCGAACCAAgaatctaaaattttatttactatgatagtgtttgagagagtttcTAAGAAGCACTTATCAGCTTCTCGTTAAcagaattttacaaaattttaaaattttgttaaataaaaattgaaaagtGTTTCCTATAGCTAAAAATTTTCTCAAACACTATATATCTATGTGTTGTATAGTGTCAGTAACTTTATCCAGAGTGATGGTATAACTCGGACATGTTACAAAAATCAACAATTAGAAGGCCcaaaaaaaataactttttatATAATGTTACACTACTCATCTTCCATATTGCGTAGCACGATCGATGGCCTAACTTTCCCTTGACAAAGGCAACTTTCTAAATCTTTTTAACTATATATCTCAAAACATTAAAGAGCTAGACGTAACAATTGACTTCTCATTTCACTCGGATTCATGAAACATCCATTAAAGGGATTGATTTATCACAAGGGTTGTCTTACATTGTTGATACAAATGTATGAATCAACATTTAATGCAAGAGAGGGCCCAATAGCAAGAAGACAAACCATTTTATCGAAACTTAAAAGGCTGAATATTTCGAAAGGGAAATCAAAGATCTTGGCTAAGATTAAGACAAAACCCTATTGCCTCCATAGACTTTCCTCGTGGAGTTATACAATTTGTTGAAGGAATTTGGAACAAAACCCTATTGTTAGCCATGCATGTGCACGTGTGGGGGAGAGGGTTCTTGCGTGTCGTCCATGCTAGGCACCATCAAACTTCAATTTCTAGCATTATATGAAGGAAACTTGAATGAATTTAGTTTGCATAATGTATATAGGAAGGGTCCATTAATGTCAATAAATGTTGGTGCATGTCTATTTTTCCTACATTGAAAATGAAAATATCTAGCTTAGCTAGCTTGTTGACGAGGACCTCGGTCTAAATCGGTTTTCATTAATTAATGATGAAGCAATAATTAGTTAGAATATGTACATGTTCACATGGAAAACCctttaattatgggttaaaaaCAATTATGGGAAGATATGAAATTATATTTGAAACTACTAGAAATTATACTTTTAGACATACAATCTGGATATTTTGTATTCGGTCTTGAAAGTCAGGCTAATAGTATTCCGGCCTTTGTGAAATACCTATATAGCATAAAACCCCtatgaaaaaataattagtTATCAAGTCCTCCACCTTttaaataattaacttaaaaaattCTTACGTAAACAATTGTTGTTGTAGCACTTGAAAGACAATATGTCATGTTTTTTGTTCATTTTTTATTAGCTAAAGTGACACAAATACCCTGAtcaattttttataatattatttgtgaTTAAGTTTTTCTTTTTCCAACTTTATAATATAttcttttttaattatattattttaaaaaaatttaaatttataaagttGGAAAAACCACTATTTGAAATAGTGAATTCACCATTGTGCTGACCaaacatgttatttttattatttttattattttataaattttctcaatcatataattatattaataaatcatttaattttttttattttacgaACCGAAATTTGaataatttgaataaataaatatatatatatgtatgtatataatattttcaaaattaatatttatatatgtgtaatataatataatataatataatataatataatataatataatataatataataacgtttgtatttttcaaaataaaattttaaattcatctATAAACTTTGGTAAAACAATATATAGttgaaataaaaattgatttgaaaattaaaattttcagtcGACGTGATAAATATATTAATTGTAACGTACGGAATTTTTATTCATTCTAAATTAATACATTTTCATCAtaatgttttttatttaattactgTATTAGAAGTTTATGGAGAGAAATCTTTAAGTATAATTATACAATGATTTTAGAtcgaaatttaaataatataaaatcaaattatatTCGAATAATCCTACATTAAAGATGAATCGTTAactcaaataataatttatttaaaaaatcataaaaatttagaatttccttaattatatattttttttataaattcgtttaacttgaataatttgatttttaaacACCCTTATTTTATATTCAAATATCACTActatttgtttattatttttctgttgaatgttactttttattaccaataatattattaatgttctgtcttatttatttttaaaaagtacaacataataaaaaaaaacatgtttgGTGAGCAAGTCCGTGAATTAACTATTTCAAATAACGGTATTTCCAActtcataaaatataaaaaatttaaattaataaaattaaaaaatcacaTATAAATAGTTAAACAAAGGTCCAAAAAATacccattaataaataataatagacTTGAGGGTATTTCTGTCATTTGAAGAAATAATAAGTCCAAAAAGTATGATAAATTGCATTCAAGCTAGCGCGTGTAACTGTAATTTTTAATGCAAGAGTGTTTTAGCTAATTATTTGAAAGGTGAAGGACTTTATAGCTAATTATTTTTTCATAGGGGATTTTATGCAATATAGGTATTTCACAGGGGGGCGAAATGCTATTAGCCCCTTGAAAGTCATTAAAAGTTATTTcgattccaagtgtttggaatAGTTCacttgtggcagctgagtcaaggttattgatcgagccatgtaggtttcGATAATCAGTGGTTATCTGACTTGACTATCACTGACCAGTTAAGTGTGAGCCATAGTAGATCAACGAGGTCGATAAGTTGagtccaatcagtgatgattagGACATAGCGAATCAAAAAGTACTTAGATTAGTATTTTGTCGCTTGGTGCCTTAGAGACGAGTAATTGGTGCAGTCTCAAAGCAGTTGGCGACTTGGGTAATTTGGAATCTTGAGGATTGCCAGAGATGGATCTTTATTTTGGGTTTGTTGCTAATCGAGGACGATTGCAAATTGACTTGCATAGTCAAGTTAGGTAATAACTTGACAGTAGGAACAAGCCAAGGAAATGGGTAGTTTCCAAGGTTAGTATTTCCTTGTTAGGAAGAAGCCGAAATTAATCCAAGCTGTTGCTTAATATTAGCAATAATATACTCAGGTTGAGTAAGGAAAGGGTCAAGTGTTAGTCCATGGCGATGATGGACAGCAAAATGGCAAGGACTGTCAAGTGAACATTTTTGAAGTGTTCCAGTGATGACGTCTAAGTATGTCGTTGGAATTAGATCCGATGAGTATTGTAAATTATAATGGGCATTAGTGAGTAAAGATCGGTGGTCGAGTGAAGATATGTGACATTAGCTAAGATCTAGTTCTCGggatctagcaggatgtgtcactaatcttccatCGTGCGATGCGCGATGCCATTGAGATGATCGAATTAGTCGATGATCGACTTAGCCATCAACAAGATTGTCGTTGGACTTGAAGACTTCGTAGGATCGCGATGAAGTAATTTTGTTCCTTCCATCAAGTAAATCACATCTGTACGgactattataatataatataatataatataatataataacgtttgtatttttcaaaataaaattttaaattcatctATAAactttggtaaaaaaaaaatatagttaaaataaaaattgatttgaaaattaaaattttcagtcGACGTGATAAATATATTAATTGTAACGTACGGAATTTTTATTCATTCTAAATTAATACATTTTCATCAtaatgttttttatttaattactgTATTAGAAGTTTATGGAGAGAAATCTTTAAGTATAATTATACAATGATTTTAGATcgaaattttaataatataaaatcaaattatatTCGAATAATCCTACATTAAAGATGAATCGTTAactcaaataataatttatttaaaaaatcataaaaatttagaatttccttaattatatataaattttttgataaattcGTTTAACTTGaataatttgatttttaaacACCCTTATTTTATATTCAAATATCACTActatttgtttattatttttctgTTGAATGATACTTTTTTATTaccaataatattattaatgttctgtcttatttatttttaaaagtagaacataataaaaaaaaaaaaacatgtttgGTGAGCAAGTCCGTGAATTAACTATTTCAAATAATGGTATTTCCAActtcataaaatataaaaaatttaaattaataaaattaaaaaatcacaTTTAAATAGTTAGACAAAGGTCCAAAAAATacccattaataaataataatagacTTGAGGGTATTTCTGTCATTTGAAGAAATAATAAGTCCAAAAAGTATGATTAATTGCATTCAAGCGCGTGTAACTATAATTTTTAACGCATGAGTGTTTTAGCTAATTATTTGAAAGGTGGAGGACTTTATAGCTAGCTAATTATTTTTTCATAGGGTATTTTATGCTATATAGGTATTTCACAGGGGGCGAAATGCTATTAGTCCCTTGAAAGTCATTAAAAGTTTAGTCTTATAATTCCAATAACTTGgtctttattttcaattttggttattttttgCTAAAGTGCTGACACTGCTTCATATAGGTATCTAAAATTTGGTGTCGCGCCAATTTTCCACAAGACGTAAGCATTTCGATGAAAAATAGTTAAacgttatttttaaaaaaccaatttattgaaataatattaaaatttgatgAATTACAAGGCTAAGAGTTATAAATGTGGAAAGAGTGGGTCTCATGTGAGACGGATCGATACttttcatatttacaataagaaataatacttttggcataaaaagtCATGTCATGTTCAAATTAAGGAATCGAAAATTTAatgttttcttttatttatttatttttttgaaatgaatGTTTTCTTTTATTGAGTGCAAGAGAAAAGTGATCATGTCTCACTCAAATATATAAGCGCGAAAATAACAGTCGGGATTGGGCCCTGTCCCAAAAACATGGTTGATTTTTTTAGATAATGCATATGAATTTTTATAATATGGTTATAAACTATGTATCATTATCATCCATATCATTTGGTGTAAGAGATTTAGTTTGAGACCCAATCGAGGAGCTAGAAAAGAAGGGAGTGGAAACTCCTATGAGAGGCCCGATGGAACGATTCCATTAAAAAAAACAGTAAATTTAATCACAATGCCATGATAGAATCTGGACTCATAAATATGTTATGGACTTAGCAACAAAGGCTTAAGCTTTATATTACAACTCCCAATAATGGATTCTTGGGATTGGATCATTATCATATATGACAACCAAATTTGGACTCTAAATTCATGAACGCTCAACATATATATACTGAAGTTATCGAGCTTCTTCATCATCCAACCTATATAATTTGCTGTGGGAATCAGAGGACTAGAGGAGTCGACCGTGATCTTTGTCGTTACTGTATCGTGTTGTCgttgttgatgatgttggaGCTTTCTGTCATGTTAGCTTAAGAATTTTGCAACAGATTATCGTTGATAACGATAACATGTAGTTCCTGGCTGGACACAGAATTTCGAATGAGGGGGAGCCAGATGATTTGAGGgtggtttttttttaatatttcgggTTGCGGGGAGGGGACTATAGGATAGCATGAATCTGAGTTCCTAGTTCAATGGATAAGTACTGGATTTTGAAAATTACTCCTCGTATGTTGAATAAAATCAAGGCACACCAGTAAGTTGGAGAGAAACAGGAATCTCATTAATGTGCATATATCCAGTATTCTTCATCTGGCTTACAAGATTAAGAAGTAATTCTTGTATTTCTACCATGTCAGAGTTGAACCTGTCTTCAGCCACAAACTTTTGTCTTGCATTCTTTATCTCTATCCAACTAAATCCGGCTTCTTTCTTGAGATCCCTTTCGCCCATGAGTTTTCTAATTCGACCTGAATCATTCCACTTCCCAGCTGTAGCATAAATATTGGAAAGCATCACATATCTTCCAGTGTTCTCAGGCTCTAGCTCGAATAAAGCTTCTGCTGCCTTTGTGGCAAGTTCCATGTTTCCATGGATTCGACAAGAACTTAGTATAGAACCCCACATTCCAATGTGATCAGCACCATTCGGCGCTTTTTCAATCACCTCTATTGCTTCTTTGAGCCTATTCTTTCGTCCGAGTAAATCGACCAAAATTGAATAATGCTCTAGTTGTGGAATAAGATTAAAATCCCTTTCCATCATTTCAAGAAGTTGGGCTCCTTTAGATTCTAGACCCGAGTGGCCACAAGCTGATAAAACTGCCATGAAAGTCACATGATTTGGTTTTACATTTGCTTTCATCATCGTCTCAAAGATGGAAATCGACGCCTCTCCGTGACCGTTTTGAGCAAGACCGGTTATTATTGAATTCCACGTAACAATGTCTTTATCATGTAGCCTCTCAAACAACCTCAGTGAAGATACCATGTCACCACACTTACAATACATGTCAATTAGTGCATTGATCAAAAAAACATTATCGAAGACCGTACTACTTCTGATTCGAATGACATGGCAATGGATTTGCTTCCCTCTTCCAATGACAGCTAAATCAGCACAAGCACCTAAAGCACTAACATATGTGATGTCGTTAGGGGCTACACTTTCATCCaccattttcttgaaaaatgaCAAAGATTTTTCTCCCTTCCCACTTCGTACCAATTCCGTGATcaaagcagtccaagaaaccaCATTCTTAACCGGACTTTGATAGAAAATCCGACAAGCATCTTCCATTCTGGATGCGCTGGCATAAGCAACCACCAATGAATTCCAAGAAACAACATCTTTCTCTTCCATTCGACTGAAAATCGAATAAGAGCTCTCAACTTCACCACATTTCCCATAAGCATCAATCAAAGCATTGGAAGCAACCACATTGAGATCCAAATCCATGGCAATCGCAACACCGTGTACCTGGCGCAGCAACCCCAACACAGTCAAGCTAGCACATGAATTCACCAAACCCACAACCGTAAACTCATCCATCAATACTGCATTCCTACCGCATATTTGCATTCCCCTAAAAAAGTCAATTGCTTCCTTGTAAAACCCACTTCTGGATAAACCCGAAATCACAGAATTATAACTCACAAGATTTGGTTCAGGCATTTCATGAAGCAGCTGGTGGGCCCTTTGAGAACAACCCACTTGACAGTAAGCAGCGATCATAGTATTCCACGAGTGTGCATTCTTGAATGCAATATCATCGAACACTTTATGGGCCGAATTTATGGAACTGCATTTGGAATACAAGTCTATAAGGCGGTTGGCGAAAAAAGTATCAAGAATTAAACCTGCTTGGATCAGGTACGAGTGCAGAGCTCTCCCCAGCTTGAAATTCTTGGTTTTGATGCAGTTTGAGAGAAGGGCTGCACAAAAATTTTGAGATTCATCAGCCAAGATTTTCATTAATTGTGCATTAGATTCCTATAAAGGAGTATCAATGTATCCTTGCATTTTGTGTTTGTTGGCTTTGTTAGCATATGGGTATTGCCATGAGATGcaaaaggtttttttttttttaagcatttgaTATGATTTGATGTAGTGTTCAAACGAGGTAACATAGACAAAATCGTGTTTCTTCATGAATCATGTCATATTTACTTTTTACTTTTAGCGAAAattgattgataaataaaacttcttttcatttatttataataattcaaaaacattATTACTAATATTTTTTGAATTGGATTTAAAACTTCCCTTTGGAGTTTCTCTACAATTAATAGATATCATATATAGTAAAATTAATTCGAATATATATACGTAGTAACATTAATCACATTTAAGTTCTTGTATAAATCAGGTATAAAACTTTTATAAATGTGAAtgtgtgaattttttttaacgaGTTTGAATCCATATCTTTCTTTCAAAAAGGAGGTGTTTATCTTATTTCATCGAGTGATTGCCTCCACTCACTTCTTGATATTGCTTATATGCAACAATATCATAATTCCATGTTAAAAAACAATATCATAATTCCATAATAAGGCTCATTAACAAATATAGGGAAAATGAGATTTAATTTAGTTGGTATGTTATGGATTTGTCAtgtattttttttgtcaaaatttGATATCCATCTaattatttggattttttttcttgaagCCACTAAACCACCAAATATTTCTAAGTCAACGCTGATATTCTATTGCATGTCTTATGTCgtgaaaataaaacatatattacatattaaaattttcctatGCACAAATTGAAGGGAAATGACAGTCTCTGTTCCTTAAATTTTGAGACACTTAGTggttttctttattatttttctcCTTTATTTTAGCTAAACGGATTTTTTAAGCTGTGGAACAAAGGTTTACATGATCTACTAGCCCTAGGAAAGTACGTAGTGGTACCAAATAAGTAATATCGAGAGAAAAATTATCAGAAAAAAAAGCGactaaaaattttttattttttttaattaaagttAGTTTTCATATAATGTATAAAACAAATTCTATTATATTGGTatcctaaaatttattatgCCAATATTAATCCAGtgatttagattttattttgaaaaacaattgtg comes from Henckelia pumila isolate YLH828 chromosome 4, ASM3356847v2, whole genome shotgun sequence and encodes:
- the LOC140866408 gene encoding pentatricopeptide repeat-containing protein At2g21090-like — its product is MKILADESQNFCAALLSNCIKTKNFKLGRALHSYLIQAGLILDTFFANRLIDLYSKCSSINSAHKVFDDIAFKNAHSWNTMIAAYCQVGCSQRAHQLLHEMPEPNLVSYNSVISGLSRSGFYKEAIDFFRGMQICGRNAVLMDEFTVVGLVNSCASLTVLGLLRQVHGVAIAMDLDLNVVASNALIDAYGKCGEVESSYSIFSRMEEKDVVSWNSLVVAYASASRMEDACRIFYQSPVKNVVSWTALITELVRSGKGEKSLSFFKKMVDESVAPNDITYVSALGACADLAVIGRGKQIHCHVIRIRSSTVFDNVFLINALIDMYCKCGDMVSSLRLFERLHDKDIVTWNSIITGLAQNGHGEASISIFETMMKANVKPNHVTFMAVLSACGHSGLESKGAQLLEMMERDFNLIPQLEHYSILVDLLGRKNRLKEAIEVIEKAPNGADHIGMWGSILSSCRIHGNMELATKAAEALFELEPENTGRYVMLSNIYATAGKWNDSGRIRKLMGERDLKKEAGFSWIEIKNARQKFVAEDRFNSDMVEIQELLLNLVSQMKNTGYMHINEIPVSLQLTGVP